A genomic window from Fulvitalea axinellae includes:
- a CDS encoding IS3 family transposase, which produces MDLRLFIDPKGKLSIRQQCDCLELYRSTYYYKPKGENAENLELMRLMDRHMIDEPTAGVLRMRSALRDQGFNPSYERVRRLMRKANLYPIYPKKNLSKPGEAKYVYPYLLKEKKVVRKNQVWSIDITYIAMASGFMYMTAIIDVYSRYIVGWGLSNTLEAAASLKVVREAVEIHGKPEILNSDQGSQFTCGEYVNYLKKEGINISMDAKGRALDNIYIERFWRTLKRDHIYLNPADNGLKLYLGIEKWLRRYHNRDHQGIENLKPENVFSGASKAKATAYAHANIDKSKKKQNVKGLINIHTGSTIATTV; this is translated from the coding sequence ATAGACTTACGTCTCTTTATCGACCCCAAGGGTAAGCTGAGTATTCGCCAGCAGTGCGACTGTCTGGAGCTTTATCGCTCGACCTACTACTATAAACCAAAAGGTGAAAACGCGGAAAACTTGGAGTTGATGCGCCTTATGGACCGGCACATGATCGACGAACCCACGGCGGGAGTTTTGCGCATGAGATCAGCCTTGCGTGACCAAGGATTCAACCCTTCCTATGAAAGGGTTAGGCGCTTGATGCGCAAAGCGAATCTCTACCCTATTTACCCGAAAAAGAATCTGAGCAAGCCCGGAGAGGCAAAATACGTTTACCCGTATCTGCTTAAGGAAAAGAAAGTTGTCAGGAAAAACCAGGTCTGGTCGATAGACATCACTTATATAGCCATGGCTAGCGGTTTCATGTATATGACGGCGATTATCGACGTCTACAGCAGGTACATAGTGGGTTGGGGTTTGAGCAATACGCTTGAGGCCGCGGCGTCTTTAAAAGTGGTGCGTGAGGCCGTTGAGATTCACGGTAAACCGGAAATACTCAACAGTGACCAAGGTTCCCAGTTCACTTGCGGGGAATACGTGAACTATCTCAAGAAAGAGGGAATAAACATCAGTATGGACGCCAAAGGCCGAGCCTTGGACAACATTTACATCGAACGCTTTTGGAGAACGCTAAAAAGGGACCATATTTACCTGAATCCGGCCGACAACGGTTTAAAGTTGTATTTGGGGATAGAGAAATGGTTGCGACGCTACCACAACAGGGATCACCAAGGAATCGAGAACCTGAAGCCGGAAAATGTTTTTAGCGGAGCGTCAAAAGCGAAAGCCACCGCGTATGCCCATGCAAATATTGATAAGTCCAAGAAAAAACAGAATGTGAAAGGACTTATCAACATTCACACGGGCTCGACGATAGCGACAACCGTTTAA
- a CDS encoding ATP-grasp domain-containing protein, producing the protein MNELNLEYEEVQFKPNSTEFDFKTKRKDIFVYGSVKLAKVTAEFDWHPGSFYGNNHEFKKYSAGYGVHSINYGSYICEIKEKIDWSKSPSLFIKPSEEAKIFTGKIFNQYEWNDFIYYKLNDPNEKRITEKTKIQISEPYHLTKEARIWIVGKKVVTSSYYRFHGNTEYEENVSQIGLEFAKKMAELFNVADAYVMDIAYTLNEWKIMEINCINSAGFYKGDVKKIILALEKFYG; encoded by the coding sequence ATGAACGAATTAAATCTTGAGTACGAAGAAGTACAGTTCAAACCAAACAGCACAGAATTTGATTTTAAAACCAAGCGGAAAGACATTTTTGTTTATGGTTCGGTTAAACTTGCAAAAGTTACAGCTGAATTTGATTGGCATCCAGGTTCATTTTACGGAAACAACCACGAGTTTAAAAAGTACTCAGCTGGTTATGGTGTGCATTCAATTAACTATGGAAGTTACATTTGTGAAATAAAAGAAAAAATTGACTGGTCGAAAAGTCCATCACTTTTTATAAAACCGAGTGAAGAAGCCAAAATATTTACTGGTAAAATATTTAATCAGTACGAATGGAATGACTTTATTTACTATAAACTAAATGACCCGAACGAAAAAAGGATTACAGAAAAGACCAAAATCCAGATTTCAGAGCCTTATCATTTAACAAAAGAAGCAAGAATATGGATTGTCGGAAAAAAAGTAGTCACCAGTTCTTATTATAGGTTTCACGGCAATACTGAATATGAAGAAAATGTTTCTCAAATTGGTTTGGAGTTTGCCAAAAAAATGGCTGAATTATTTAACGTAGCTGACGCCTACGTTATGGATATTGCCTACACACTTAATGAGTGGAAAATAATGGAGATAAACTGTATAAACAGTGCAGGTTTTTATAAAGGAGATGTAAAGAAAATAATTTTAGCACTAGAAAAATTTTATGGATAA
- a CDS encoding transposase, with amino-acid sequence MKTRTTRRKFSAKFKAEVAIEALKERETTQELCRRYDLHATQISQWKNEFLQRSSSVFEGGKDRKEHEKTEKATDQLYSKIGKLEMENDFLKKSLKKLGRL; translated from the coding sequence ATGAAAACGAGAACGACACGCAGAAAATTCAGCGCCAAATTCAAGGCGGAAGTAGCGATCGAAGCACTGAAGGAAAGAGAAACCACCCAAGAACTCTGCAGACGGTACGATCTTCACGCCACCCAGATTTCACAATGGAAAAATGAGTTTCTGCAGCGCTCGTCCAGCGTTTTTGAGGGTGGCAAAGATAGAAAAGAACACGAGAAAACGGAGAAGGCGACAGACCAACTGTACAGTAAAATAGGAAAGCTTGAGATGGAAAACGACTTCCTAAAAAAAAGCTTAAAGAAGTTGGGGCGTCTATAG
- a CDS encoding YfiR/HmsC family protein, with the protein MRFIFGRRTYSCFFIFLISLFSQFTAQASKKTPAEQRADFLIKLAKEIELPGREKNKTFRLAVYGRGREIRALYDHLVWKSAKLRIGGKKVEVLQFKRVRKIDPVDMMYLSGEERIRFNDVTEQLGKRPHYLVTENYPFGTSMLNISFDKKKELIYELQQPMFEQKGARVSERLLNDKNRITSEAKWKARFKQVSALLDKERVKTSEQQKEISVKEALILEQERLIFYQRLTIVSVIVFLAIVGAMSFFLSRLNKEKKAALDELSVKNKKITSSINYARRIQAAMLPVKSAMSEGFADTACVFKPKDIVSGDFYWHAERDGAKLIAVADCTGHGVPGGFMSMMGNELLNKASLTAGKDDPADMLELLNRDVVASLRKEGAEQVSDDGMDIALCSFDFGKKTLRYAGANHPLLMVREGEQTLYKPTRRGIGGARRSAKPFVNNEIELREGDVLYMFSDGFQDQFGGPENKKYMRKRLCQFLADISSLPLEEQGVRIEREFEEWKSGGNQMDDMCVVALKV; encoded by the coding sequence ATGCGTTTTATCTTCGGTAGAAGAACCTATTCGTGTTTTTTTATTTTTCTAATATCTCTCTTTTCCCAGTTCACTGCCCAAGCGAGCAAGAAAACGCCCGCCGAACAACGGGCTGATTTCCTGATAAAGCTGGCGAAAGAGATTGAACTTCCCGGCAGGGAAAAGAACAAGACTTTTAGGTTGGCGGTATACGGTAGAGGCCGTGAGATCCGGGCTTTGTACGACCATCTGGTCTGGAAAAGCGCAAAGCTGAGAATTGGCGGAAAGAAGGTGGAAGTGCTGCAGTTTAAGCGTGTCAGGAAAATCGATCCTGTGGATATGATGTACCTTTCGGGCGAGGAACGGATCCGCTTTAACGATGTCACCGAGCAACTGGGAAAACGGCCACATTATCTGGTAACGGAAAATTATCCTTTCGGTACGTCGATGCTGAATATCTCTTTCGATAAAAAGAAGGAGCTGATCTACGAACTCCAACAGCCGATGTTTGAGCAAAAAGGCGCCCGGGTAAGCGAGAGGTTGCTGAACGATAAAAACAGGATAACGTCTGAGGCCAAGTGGAAAGCCAGGTTTAAACAAGTCAGCGCTTTGTTGGACAAGGAGCGGGTGAAGACATCCGAGCAACAGAAAGAGATTTCGGTAAAGGAGGCGCTGATTCTGGAACAGGAAAGATTGATCTTTTACCAGAGGTTGACCATTGTTTCCGTAATTGTATTTTTGGCGATTGTAGGGGCGATGTCGTTTTTCCTGTCGCGTTTGAACAAGGAGAAAAAAGCGGCGCTCGACGAGCTAAGCGTAAAGAACAAAAAGATTACTTCCAGCATTAATTACGCCCGACGGATTCAGGCGGCTATGTTGCCCGTAAAGTCCGCCATGTCGGAGGGTTTTGCCGATACGGCCTGCGTGTTTAAACCCAAAGATATCGTGAGCGGGGATTTTTATTGGCACGCCGAACGTGACGGAGCCAAGCTTATAGCTGTGGCTGACTGTACGGGACACGGGGTTCCGGGCGGGTTTATGAGTATGATGGGCAATGAATTGCTCAACAAGGCCAGCCTGACGGCCGGTAAGGATGATCCTGCTGATATGCTGGAGCTGTTGAACAGGGATGTTGTGGCCAGTTTGCGGAAAGAAGGCGCCGAGCAGGTTTCGGATGACGGGATGGACATCGCTCTTTGCAGTTTTGATTTTGGGAAGAAAACCTTGCGGTATGCGGGCGCTAATCATCCCTTGCTAATGGTGCGGGAGGGTGAACAAACGCTATACAAGCCGACGCGTCGTGGAATCGGTGGAGCGAGAAGAAGCGCCAAACCTTTTGTCAATAACGAAATCGAATTGCGGGAAGGCGATGTGCTTTATATGTTCAGTGACGGCTTTCAGGATCAGTTTGGCGGGCCGGAGAATAAGAAGTATATGCGTAAGCGTTTGTGTCAGTTTTTGGCTGATATTTCGTCGCTTCCGTTGGAAGAACAGGGCGTTCGTATTGAGCGGGAATTTGAGGAGTGGAAATCCGGAGGCAACCAGATGGATGACATGTGTGTGGTAGCGTTGAAGGTTTGA
- a CDS encoding DUF805 domain-containing protein, which translates to MNTYLQVLKQYATFNERASRQEYWVFALYNITFVALAIVLDNMFGIAMPEFGYGPIYGLYTLAVLIPGLAVAVRRLHDVGKSGWMIFIAFIPIVGAIWLIVLMATKSNAGENQYGAEPNNIQNNESITDELILLTIVWTLLMSAFWGIFPKVNEQFYDTSTFKITSQITPIIGGLITFALAFVVNKTSKRIFLIVIGGLILLCNFYAVIDYYINFILLSNNL; encoded by the coding sequence ATGAATACTTATTTACAAGTTCTTAAACAGTACGCTACTTTTAATGAAAGAGCAAGTAGACAGGAATATTGGGTATTTGCATTATACAATATCACTTTTGTCGCTCTTGCGATTGTTTTAGACAATATGTTTGGAATAGCTATGCCAGAATTCGGTTATGGTCCAATATATGGTTTATATACATTAGCCGTATTGATACCAGGATTAGCTGTCGCAGTCCGAAGATTACATGATGTCGGTAAGAGTGGATGGATGATATTTATAGCGTTTATCCCAATAGTTGGAGCTATTTGGCTTATTGTGCTGATGGCAACTAAAAGCAATGCTGGAGAAAATCAATATGGTGCAGAACCAAACAACATACAAAATAATGAATCTATCACTGATGAATTAATTTTATTAACAATTGTTTGGACTTTATTAATGAGTGCATTTTGGGGCATCTTCCCTAAAGTTAATGAACAGTTTTATGATACTTCAACTTTTAAAATAACTAGCCAAATTACTCCTATTATTGGTGGTTTAATCACATTTGCATTAGCCTTTGTTGTAAATAAAACATCAAAACGTATCTTTTTAATCGTTATAGGCGGACTTATATTACTATGTAACTTTTATGCTGTTATCGATTACTATATAAATTTTATACTGTTATCGAACAATTTATGA
- a CDS encoding transposase, with the protein MKTRTTRRKFSAKFKAEVAIEALKERETTQDLCRRYDLHATQISQWKNEFLQRSASVFEGNKEKKENEKAEKATDQLYSKIGKLEMENDFLKKSLKKLGRL; encoded by the coding sequence ATGAAAACGAGAACGACACGCAGAAAATTCAGCGCCAAATTCAAGGCGGAAGTAGCGATCGAAGCACTGAAGGAAAGAGAAACCACCCAAGACCTCTGCAGACGATACGATCTTCACGCCACCCAGATTTCACAATGGAAGAACGAGTTTCTGCAACGCTCAGCAAGCGTTTTTGAAGGGAACAAGGAAAAAAAAGAGAACGAGAAAGCGGAGAAGGCGACAGACCAACTGTACAGTAAAATAGGGAAGCTGGAGATGGAAAACGACTTTTTAAAAAAAAGCTTAAAGAAGTTGGGGCGTCTATAG
- the xerA gene encoding site-specific tyrosine recombinase/integron integrase: MLRVRTCETGGYAYYSVYLSEGDPREGLLEGNPWCKPDGVQPRHWKMPLTIQSKNFLKGLSQDRRSGGKGEKTPIRLLILRGNRLRVPVYPGPAGLRYFKSLAYRRYDAVNKHWTLPYTDKVLAKVKEVLAPMYPEIEVEDRRAKKAKKKTKRLREHYRSCPEEMKEKLRVKRYSESTVRTYTSMFSEFLSYHYAHSPEEITADQIKAYMRHLVAEREVSESYQNQMINAVKFYYEKVLGGQRRTYFVERPRSGRNLPTVLSQKEMSALLKGIPNVKHKTIVTVIYSCGLRISELISMKVSDIDYGSRRILLKQAKGKKDRYVPLAERTELMVKAYLKRYNPEEYLFEGPSGGQYSPSSVRKFLKRYSKAVGVKKNVCPHTLRHSCATHLLENGVDLRYIQHLLGHNDSKTTEVYTHITEMGLDNIKNPLDQLDL, from the coding sequence ATGTTGCGAGTAAGAACGTGCGAAACCGGCGGTTATGCGTATTATTCCGTCTATCTGAGCGAAGGGGACCCGAGAGAGGGACTTTTGGAAGGAAACCCGTGGTGTAAGCCTGACGGTGTACAGCCCAGGCATTGGAAAATGCCGTTAACCATCCAAAGCAAGAACTTTTTGAAAGGCTTAAGCCAAGACAGGCGCTCTGGTGGCAAAGGCGAGAAAACGCCTATACGGTTATTGATCTTGAGGGGGAACAGGCTTAGGGTTCCGGTTTATCCCGGACCGGCGGGACTGCGATATTTCAAAAGTTTGGCCTACCGTAGGTATGACGCCGTAAACAAGCATTGGACCTTGCCTTATACCGATAAAGTTTTGGCAAAGGTAAAAGAGGTGTTGGCGCCGATGTATCCGGAGATAGAAGTGGAAGACCGAAGGGCGAAAAAGGCGAAAAAGAAAACCAAGCGCCTAAGGGAACATTACAGGTCCTGCCCGGAAGAGATGAAAGAGAAATTGCGGGTGAAGCGTTATAGCGAATCCACCGTGAGGACATACACTTCGATGTTTTCCGAGTTTTTGAGTTATCACTACGCCCATAGTCCCGAAGAGATAACGGCGGATCAAATTAAGGCCTACATGCGTCATTTGGTGGCGGAGAGGGAAGTGAGCGAATCTTACCAGAACCAGATGATCAACGCCGTTAAGTTTTACTATGAAAAGGTGTTGGGAGGGCAAAGGCGGACATACTTTGTGGAAAGGCCCCGGAGCGGACGGAATCTACCGACGGTGTTGAGCCAAAAAGAGATGAGCGCATTACTAAAAGGGATCCCGAATGTGAAACACAAGACGATAGTGACTGTTATCTACAGCTGTGGGCTAAGGATAAGCGAGCTGATTTCAATGAAGGTTTCGGATATTGACTACGGTAGCCGGAGAATATTGCTGAAGCAGGCCAAGGGCAAAAAAGACAGGTATGTGCCACTTGCCGAGCGTACCGAATTGATGGTGAAGGCATACCTGAAACGGTATAATCCTGAGGAGTACCTGTTTGAAGGACCTTCCGGTGGCCAATATAGCCCGTCAAGTGTACGAAAATTTTTGAAGCGATACAGTAAGGCTGTAGGAGTCAAGAAAAATGTCTGTCCGCATACGTTAAGGCACAGTTGCGCGACCCATTTGTTGGAAAACGGCGTGGATTTACGCTACATACAGCATTTGCTTGGCCATAACGACAGTAAGACCACTGAGGTGTATACCCATATAACTGAGATGGGGCTTGATAATATCAAGAATCCGCTTGATCAATTGGACTTATGA
- a CDS encoding DUF2947 family protein encodes MKIEIKDEEVIPLSDFELNWRWDKIHNSRISIEELKEIQPLSHDTSKKLFKVASYFESELDLRNDYTSSDWIRASSESDDHTKEFRKKLSKLLKNWNEDLIVCWDKKTSLKTNKEIFLKYWDDFCYPSSDDLIILSVKTNWILIYNHIEVAKIWMKIDT; translated from the coding sequence GTGAAAATTGAGATTAAAGATGAAGAAGTAATTCCACTATCTGACTTCGAATTAAATTGGAGGTGGGATAAAATTCATAATTCTCGAATCTCCATTGAAGAGCTAAAAGAAATTCAGCCTTTAAGCCATGACACTTCAAAGAAACTTTTTAAGGTAGCGAGTTATTTTGAATCAGAATTGGACTTAAGAAACGATTATACGTCCTCTGATTGGATAAGAGCAAGCTCTGAAAGTGATGACCACACTAAAGAATTTCGGAAAAAGCTATCAAAGTTACTTAAAAATTGGAATGAGGATTTAATAGTATGTTGGGATAAAAAAACTAGTTTAAAAACGAATAAAGAAATATTTTTAAAATATTGGGATGACTTCTGTTATCCATCTTCAGATGATTTAATAATTCTTTCAGTTAAAACAAATTGGATCTTGATTTACAATCATATTGAAGTTGCAAAAATTTGGATGAAAATAGACACATAA
- a CDS encoding IS3 family transposase: MRLLVDPGDKLSIRRQCDCLELYRSSYYYSPKGENAENLELMRLMDRHMIDEPTAGVLRMRSALRDQGFNPSYERVRRLMRKANLYPIYPKKNLSKPGEAKYVYPYLLKEKKVVRKNQVWSIDITYIAMASGFMYMTAIIDVYSRYIVGWGLSNTLEAAASLKVVREAVEIHGKPEILNSDQGSQFTCGEYVNYLKKEGINISMDAKGRALDNIYIERFWRTLKRDHIYLNPADNGLKLYLGIEKWLRRYHNRDHQGIENLKPENVFSGASKAKATAYAHANIDKSKKKQNVKGLINIHTGSTIATTV, from the coding sequence TTGCGTCTCCTTGTCGACCCCGGGGATAAGCTGAGCATTCGCCGTCAGTGCGACTGTCTGGAGCTTTACCGTTCGTCATACTACTACAGCCCAAAGGGGGAAAACGCGGAAAACTTGGAGTTGATGCGCCTTATGGACCGGCACATGATCGACGAACCCACGGCGGGAGTTTTGCGCATGAGATCAGCCTTGCGTGACCAAGGATTCAACCCTTCCTATGAAAGGGTTAGGCGCTTGATGCGCAAAGCGAATCTCTACCCTATTTACCCGAAAAAGAATCTGAGCAAGCCCGGAGAGGCAAAATACGTTTACCCGTATCTGCTTAAGGAAAAGAAAGTTGTCAGGAAAAACCAGGTCTGGTCGATAGACATCACTTATATAGCCATGGCTAGCGGTTTCATGTATATGACGGCGATTATCGACGTCTACAGCAGGTACATAGTGGGTTGGGGTTTGAGCAATACGCTTGAGGCCGCGGCGTCTTTAAAAGTGGTGCGTGAGGCCGTTGAGATTCACGGTAAACCGGAAATACTCAACAGTGACCAAGGTTCCCAGTTCACTTGCGGGGAATACGTGAACTATCTCAAGAAAGAGGGAATAAACATCAGTATGGACGCCAAAGGCCGAGCCTTGGACAACATTTACATCGAACGCTTTTGGAGAACGCTAAAAAGGGACCATATTTACCTGAATCCGGCCGACAACGGTTTAAAGTTGTATTTGGGGATAGAGAAATGGTTGCGACGCTACCACAACAGGGATCACCAAGGAATCGAGAACCTGAAGCCGGAAAATGTTTTTAGCGGAGCGTCAAAAGCGAAAGCCACCGCGTATGCCCATGCAAATATTGATAAGTCCAAGAAAAAACAGAATGTGAAAGGACTTATCAACATTCACACGGGCTCGACGATAGCGACAACCGTTTAA
- a CDS encoding SOS response-associated peptidase: MCFTMAIFSSPEKLEKRFNATFPTPSSFTQNPVVSGFDHKRSPVITANDPGHFQFFHWGLIPAWVKEKERAKEMMNRTLNARAETVFEKASFREAIRQRRCIVPCDGFYEWRHINGKKIPYFIRLPKERPMALAGIWEAWHFADKTYRTFSILTTEANPLMAKIHNTKQRMPVILPTENEKTWLDPTLDQTRISEISVPYTKKLDAFTVRGPKRGEPAKQALQPYDYPELANERGEGQGELF, encoded by the coding sequence ATGTGCTTCACGATGGCCATATTTTCGTCACCCGAAAAGTTAGAGAAACGGTTCAACGCCACGTTCCCTACACCTTCGTCCTTTACCCAAAATCCAGTGGTTTCCGGTTTTGACCATAAGCGGTCGCCCGTCATAACCGCCAACGATCCCGGACATTTCCAGTTCTTCCATTGGGGACTTATTCCGGCTTGGGTAAAAGAAAAGGAGCGGGCAAAAGAAATGATGAACAGAACGCTAAACGCCCGGGCGGAAACGGTATTCGAAAAGGCCTCGTTTCGGGAAGCCATACGCCAAAGGCGATGCATAGTCCCTTGCGACGGATTCTACGAATGGCGCCATATCAACGGCAAAAAGATTCCGTATTTCATCCGCTTGCCCAAAGAACGTCCCATGGCCTTGGCCGGAATCTGGGAGGCTTGGCACTTCGCCGACAAGACTTACCGAACTTTCTCTATCCTGACAACCGAGGCCAACCCGCTAATGGCAAAAATCCACAACACCAAACAGCGTATGCCGGTAATCCTTCCGACGGAAAACGAAAAAACTTGGCTGGACCCCACACTGGACCAAACAAGAATAAGCGAAATCTCAGTCCCATACACCAAAAAATTGGACGCGTTCACAGTAAGAGGCCCCAAAAGGGGCGAACCAGCTAAACAAGCGTTACAGCCATACGACTATCCGGAATTGGCCAACGAAAGAGGGGAGGGGCAAGGGGAGTTATTTTAA
- a CDS encoding ISL3 family transposase, translating to MQNDGRRILRVNSAPTLSEGGICSARSKEDRYSLPNYRECPVCLKKRETINQYSLHKYQDLSISGKEVWLHVRVPQFVCEGCGRYFLHRPEWASSGKSHTDRQSKWIFELCAKQSFSEVAALVNACHKTVERIYFRHANKAVDLLGRYARVRKLGIDELAHRKGKKDYVCVLTDLERGIHLDILKDRKKETIRSHFQSLGNGFMRRIEVVACDIWRPYIDVCEACFPNAAVVIDYFHVVKSLNDSLDGIRKKLRKEHKDTDCFKNIKWALFKRPDHCCSRQRESLGRAFRDSALLKDAYDLRNEFLEIMDFSETKVSDEKRLDQWIEKARDVNQKGFNRFVKTLCRWRTQIWAFAQTGVTNAMTEGLNNMIRYYKRISFGIPNFEHMRIRVLVSGI from the coding sequence TTGCAAAATGACGGAAGAAGAATTTTACGGGTCAATTCTGCACCTACCTTATCTGAAGGTGGAATCTGTAGTGCACGGTCCAAAGAAGATAGGTATTCACTGCCAAATTACCGTGAATGTCCCGTTTGTCTTAAGAAAAGAGAAACAATCAACCAATACAGTCTGCATAAATACCAAGACTTGAGCATCAGCGGAAAAGAGGTTTGGCTTCACGTCCGGGTTCCCCAGTTTGTTTGTGAAGGTTGCGGGAGATACTTTCTTCACAGGCCTGAATGGGCCTCGTCCGGAAAATCCCATACCGACAGGCAATCAAAATGGATCTTCGAACTTTGCGCCAAACAATCGTTCAGCGAGGTCGCCGCTTTGGTCAACGCTTGCCATAAGACGGTGGAGAGAATATATTTTCGGCACGCAAACAAAGCCGTCGATTTGCTTGGCAGGTACGCCCGCGTCAGAAAATTGGGCATTGACGAATTGGCGCACCGAAAAGGGAAGAAAGACTATGTTTGCGTGCTTACGGACTTGGAACGGGGCATTCACCTCGACATTCTCAAAGACCGGAAAAAAGAAACGATTAGGTCTCATTTCCAGTCTCTTGGCAACGGATTCATGCGGAGGATAGAGGTTGTCGCCTGCGATATATGGAGGCCCTACATTGATGTGTGCGAGGCTTGTTTTCCCAACGCTGCGGTAGTCATCGATTATTTTCATGTCGTCAAATCCCTGAACGATTCATTAGACGGAATCAGGAAAAAGTTGCGAAAAGAACACAAAGACACGGACTGTTTCAAGAATATAAAATGGGCCCTTTTTAAACGTCCTGACCATTGTTGTTCCCGGCAACGGGAATCTTTGGGTCGGGCGTTCCGGGATTCCGCCTTATTGAAAGACGCCTATGACCTACGGAACGAATTTTTGGAGATCATGGACTTTTCAGAAACCAAGGTATCCGACGAGAAACGATTGGACCAATGGATCGAAAAAGCACGGGACGTGAACCAAAAAGGGTTCAACAGATTTGTTAAGACCCTTTGTCGCTGGCGCACTCAGATATGGGCTTTCGCTCAAACCGGAGTGACTAACGCAATGACCGAAGGCTTGAATAACATGATTCGGTACTACAAACGAATCTCATTCGGGATACCGAATTTTGAGCATATGAGAATTAGGGTATTAGTTTCTGGGATATAG
- a CDS encoding aspartyl protease family protein, which yields MTRFLLLLAICFLPMRQSFGQRKNLPDTIPADFESGHIVVDLKVNGHVRKFILDTGAPLGFSEKLVNELGIATEGSANVSDYNNASSSLKVSEVITDLWLGNSRMDYSRALVIPLGNSPFDCLGIDGFIGGKLFKRYSLKFDKKNGYVILEHKGKVLRPENIEGTKVRINKFWKPFLRISPFEKLSENVLFDTGDPALYSPCENMLDQVLAQRDVKSQILEESEGAANYGLFGLAKSSGLHYLELGRLRIDGTEIKGYRNNTHASGHSKLGSGLLDYGTVTLDYRRKRFYFEPYDNNRELEAKNRRLGAYYNLRGDKMTVSLVWKASPIYRQGVRRGFELISFDGEDLRKMDYCQKFELIKRSRDGKAHKLVFLDLEKNRVPVSLNPDMGGVGQ from the coding sequence ATGACCAGATTTTTATTGTTACTCGCCATTTGTTTTTTGCCGATGCGGCAATCCTTCGGCCAAAGGAAGAACCTGCCTGATACTATTCCTGCAGATTTTGAGAGTGGACATATAGTCGTGGACCTAAAGGTTAATGGTCATGTCCGTAAGTTTATCTTGGATACCGGGGCGCCCTTGGGTTTTTCCGAAAAATTAGTGAACGAGCTGGGTATAGCTACTGAAGGCTCTGCCAATGTCAGTGATTATAACAATGCCAGTAGTAGTTTGAAAGTCAGTGAAGTTATCACGGACTTATGGTTGGGGAATTCCCGGATGGATTACTCCCGGGCCTTGGTGATTCCTCTTGGTAATTCACCTTTTGACTGTTTAGGTATCGACGGGTTTATAGGCGGAAAACTGTTTAAGCGATATAGCCTTAAGTTCGATAAGAAAAACGGTTATGTGATTTTGGAGCATAAGGGCAAGGTGCTCCGTCCCGAGAATATTGAGGGGACGAAAGTCAGGATCAATAAATTCTGGAAACCTTTTTTGCGTATCAGCCCTTTTGAGAAATTATCAGAGAACGTGCTTTTTGACACCGGTGACCCAGCGCTTTATTCTCCTTGCGAAAATATGCTTGACCAAGTCCTTGCCCAACGGGATGTCAAATCTCAGATATTGGAGGAAAGTGAAGGAGCGGCGAACTATGGTTTGTTCGGTTTGGCCAAAAGTTCCGGACTTCATTATCTGGAGCTTGGCCGTTTGCGGATTGACGGAACGGAAATTAAGGGGTACCGGAACAACACTCACGCAAGTGGGCATTCGAAGTTGGGGTCGGGTTTGTTGGATTACGGTACCGTAACCCTGGATTACCGGAGAAAACGTTTTTATTTTGAGCCTTATGACAACAACCGTGAATTGGAGGCCAAAAATAGGCGCCTCGGCGCTTACTATAATTTGCGGGGAGACAAGATGACCGTTTCGCTGGTCTGGAAAGCCTCCCCTATTTATCGGCAAGGGGTTCGGCGTGGGTTTGAGCTAATTTCTTTTGACGGGGAGGATCTCCGAAAGATGGATTATTGCCAGAAGTTTGAGCTTATCAAACGTAGCCGGGACGGGAAAGCCCATAAACTTGTGTTTTTGGATTTGGAGAAGAATCGGGTGCCGGTGTCTTTAAATCCTGATATGGGGGGCGTTGGGCAATAA